The proteins below come from a single Prolixibacter sp. NT017 genomic window:
- a CDS encoding two-component regulator propeller domain-containing protein has product MTMGIRRIEKLWCLLILTFTVSFQGIGQPSYIFHHLTTENGLSNSNVQAILQDSLGFLWIGTESGLNRYDGYGFKVYTMAPESPNSLLTDNILGLQEDGLGNIWINSGYSYAVYKRDKDYFVTDIPNLLQKLGIQVDRNYKIYIDKKKDLWVLSEQKAFFYNTRKKKLKVFAIKAWIDEIVTTEFSDDGHYLYGILKSGRLLQLDKHTGAQVLLDLKDFIKPEVLAMYNKIYVDSHSGVWLYSDKTNHVYYRKNLHSDWKELVLNSSLKVQNNIVLDILDDDNGNIWIGTDHAGLFIYNTVNGKLTNLLHEEVNSSIASNNVTCLFRDDNGVIWMGHNKKGISYYHDSFHKFTNVANADCKDVSVIMQDRKGRVWLGTDGNGLYMKQDALKSQMEKIPMQNNAIVSLVEDRKRRVWIGTYLNGLFCYENGKIKHFTKKNSLLTSNDIWGLKEDRFGNLWIGTLGGGLLCFREDGANLDSLIMAPKNISYAMDMYYDGGDKLYVGTTYGLDVVDITSGKLITYMGNYRWTQTYKQMLITTVFKDNRDVIWLGHQKGLTLWDLKKDTLYNFDQKNGLCNNIVRGIVEDGHGKMWVTTSNGLSVLSVERDAQGVLKISSRNFSTKDGLKRNYFNNHSICKLSNGDILLGGTEGYTIVNPNKLTEKNQLPAKVIFTGLSVENHIIEVDSLYNGKKLLNRSMEKTSSLTFSYKDKIIAFQFTTGDLLNAERVKYAYKLEGFNDQWITTRENKVAFSSLFPGDYKLFIKACNSDGVWNNEATILDITVTPPFYFSGWAISIYIVLVIGLIVFTFYRIRKRHRTKLERQKVLLAREQKEYLNEMKLRFFTNISHDLRTPLTLILTPLQTILSGKVEDGLRRKLNTINKNAEQLLQLINTLLDFRKLDVGAETLHLQVGDFVNFVKEICVPFNAYAIDRKMDFSFSSEIEKQPMQFDRDKVKKILFNLLSNAFKYTPDGGRVSTHVFREEDQICVSISDSGQGINDSEKKYVFERFFQASQKQQDKTGSGIGLHIVKEYVQMHKGTIEVMDNNSQGTVFTFKLPILEADGIIEELDAEKEPAEELIEEYDDQNHPTNPVLLFVDDNKDLCEFMADNLSDDYTVLVAFNGQEALGMLEKNDVSIVISDVMMPVMSGTELCNRIKTDVQWSHIPVILLTARTAEEYQIEGLKLGADDYLTKPFNFNVLKLRIRKFMEWTKKSHLSFSQKMDVSPSEITITPLDEQLIDKAIKVVEEHIEDVEFSVEALSAAVGLTRGHLYKKLMSITGKGPAEFIRTIRLKRGRQLLEKSQLHIAEIAYAVGFNSPKRFSVNFKNEFGLSPSDYLRQLNNPE; this is encoded by the coding sequence ATGACGATGGGAATAAGACGTATTGAAAAACTATGGTGTCTGCTGATCTTAACTTTTACTGTTTCGTTTCAGGGAATAGGACAACCTTCGTATATATTTCATCATCTAACAACCGAAAACGGACTTTCCAACAGCAATGTTCAAGCCATTTTACAGGATAGTTTGGGCTTCCTTTGGATAGGAACAGAATCCGGGTTAAACCGTTACGACGGATACGGATTTAAAGTATATACCATGGCCCCGGAGTCGCCTAACTCGTTGCTGACAGACAATATTTTGGGTTTACAGGAAGATGGTCTTGGAAATATATGGATAAATAGCGGATACAGCTATGCGGTTTACAAAAGGGATAAGGATTATTTTGTCACTGATATTCCGAACCTGCTTCAAAAATTAGGCATCCAGGTCGATCGCAATTACAAAATCTATATAGACAAAAAGAAAGACCTGTGGGTGCTAAGTGAGCAAAAGGCGTTTTTTTATAATACCCGTAAAAAGAAACTGAAAGTTTTCGCGATAAAAGCCTGGATTGACGAGATCGTTACAACGGAGTTTAGCGACGACGGACATTATTTGTATGGCATCCTGAAATCGGGGAGGCTTTTGCAATTGGACAAACATACAGGGGCGCAGGTATTACTGGATTTAAAGGACTTTATTAAACCGGAAGTTCTTGCCATGTACAACAAAATATATGTCGATAGTCATAGTGGGGTCTGGCTCTATTCCGACAAGACCAACCATGTTTATTATCGGAAAAATCTTCATTCGGATTGGAAAGAATTAGTTCTGAATTCTTCTTTGAAAGTTCAAAATAATATTGTGCTGGATATACTGGATGATGATAACGGAAATATTTGGATAGGTACGGACCATGCTGGATTGTTTATTTATAACACAGTCAACGGTAAATTAACCAATTTACTGCATGAAGAGGTAAATTCCTCTATCGCATCGAACAATGTAACGTGTTTGTTCCGGGATGACAATGGGGTGATTTGGATGGGACACAACAAAAAGGGGATTTCGTATTATCATGATAGCTTTCACAAGTTCACGAACGTTGCCAATGCGGATTGTAAGGATGTCAGCGTGATCATGCAAGACCGGAAGGGCCGTGTCTGGCTGGGAACTGATGGAAATGGGTTGTATATGAAACAAGATGCCCTCAAAAGCCAAATGGAAAAAATTCCCATGCAGAACAATGCCATTGTCTCGTTAGTGGAGGATCGGAAGAGACGTGTTTGGATTGGAACCTACCTAAACGGTCTGTTTTGCTACGAAAATGGAAAGATTAAACATTTTACCAAGAAAAACAGTCTGCTGACCTCCAATGATATTTGGGGTTTAAAGGAAGATCGCTTTGGGAATTTGTGGATCGGGACCCTTGGGGGAGGATTACTGTGTTTTCGTGAAGACGGTGCGAATCTGGATTCGCTCATCATGGCTCCCAAAAACATAAGCTATGCTATGGATATGTACTACGATGGCGGGGACAAATTGTACGTTGGGACGACTTATGGGCTCGATGTTGTTGATATTACTTCCGGTAAACTCATTACTTATATGGGAAATTACCGGTGGACTCAGACATACAAGCAAATGTTGATAACAACGGTGTTTAAAGACAATAGAGACGTCATTTGGCTAGGGCACCAGAAAGGATTGACATTGTGGGATTTGAAGAAAGACACACTTTATAACTTTGATCAAAAAAACGGCTTGTGTAATAACATTGTTCGAGGTATTGTTGAGGATGGACATGGAAAAATGTGGGTTACAACAAGCAACGGATTATCAGTTCTTTCTGTAGAGCGTGATGCGCAAGGCGTGTTGAAAATTTCAAGCAGGAATTTTTCCACTAAGGATGGGCTTAAAAGAAACTATTTTAACAATCATTCTATTTGTAAACTCAGCAATGGAGATATTCTTTTAGGCGGGACCGAAGGGTATACCATTGTTAATCCAAATAAACTGACTGAAAAGAACCAACTTCCTGCCAAAGTAATCTTCACCGGATTGAGTGTGGAAAACCATATTATCGAGGTAGATTCACTGTACAATGGCAAAAAGTTGTTGAATCGCTCTATGGAGAAAACCTCTTCATTGACTTTTAGTTACAAAGATAAGATCATCGCATTTCAGTTTACTACCGGAGATTTACTTAACGCTGAAAGGGTAAAATATGCGTATAAATTGGAAGGTTTTAATGATCAGTGGATTACGACTCGGGAAAATAAAGTTGCATTTTCTTCATTATTCCCTGGTGACTATAAGCTTTTTATCAAAGCCTGTAATAGTGATGGTGTATGGAATAATGAAGCCACTATTTTGGATATTACGGTTACGCCCCCATTCTATTTCTCCGGTTGGGCAATATCAATATACATAGTATTGGTAATTGGCCTGATTGTTTTTACTTTTTATCGAATCCGAAAGCGGCATCGGACAAAGCTGGAACGACAAAAGGTGTTGCTGGCGCGGGAACAGAAGGAATACTTGAACGAAATGAAATTGAGATTCTTCACCAATATCAGTCATGATTTGCGAACTCCACTTACGCTTATTCTTACACCTTTGCAAACGATATTGAGTGGTAAGGTTGAGGATGGTTTGCGAAGAAAGCTAAATACAATAAATAAAAATGCGGAGCAACTTCTGCAATTGATCAATACATTACTGGATTTTCGCAAATTAGATGTTGGAGCTGAAACTTTGCACCTGCAAGTGGGCGATTTCGTTAATTTTGTTAAAGAAATCTGTGTTCCTTTTAATGCTTACGCGATTGACCGTAAAATGGACTTTTCTTTTTCCAGTGAAATTGAAAAACAACCCATGCAATTCGATCGGGACAAAGTTAAAAAGATATTATTCAACTTACTTTCCAATGCATTCAAATACACACCCGATGGAGGACGTGTTAGTACTCATGTTTTCCGGGAGGAAGATCAAATATGCGTTAGTATCTCTGATTCCGGACAAGGTATCAACGATTCGGAGAAGAAATATGTCTTTGAACGATTTTTTCAGGCCTCACAAAAACAACAGGATAAAACCGGCAGTGGAATAGGCTTACATATTGTAAAAGAGTACGTTCAAATGCACAAAGGAACGATTGAGGTTATGGATAATAACTCTCAAGGTACTGTGTTTACTTTTAAGCTTCCAATTTTAGAAGCCGACGGGATAATTGAAGAATTGGATGCCGAAAAAGAGCCGGCAGAAGAATTAATAGAAGAGTATGACGACCAAAATCATCCAACCAATCCGGTATTGCTTTTTGTTGATGATAACAAAGACTTATGCGAGTTTATGGCAGATAACCTATCGGATGATTACACTGTGTTGGTTGCCTTTAATGGACAAGAAGCACTGGGGATGTTGGAAAAGAATGACGTTTCCATTGTTATAAGCGATGTGATGATGCCAGTTATGAGCGGAACGGAGCTTTGCAACCGAATAAAAACAGACGTACAATGGTCGCATATTCCGGTTATTTTGCTGACTGCCCGTACGGCCGAAGAATATCAAATCGAAGGTCTGAAGTTGGGCGCGGATGATTACCTGACCAAACCATTTAATTTCAATGTACTAAAACTGCGCATCCGAAAATTTATGGAATGGACTAAAAAAAGTCACCTCTCCTTTAGCCAGAAAATGGATGTCTCTCCTAGTGAAATCACGATAACTCCACTAGATGAACAGTTAATTGATAAGGCAATTAAGGTTGTGGAAGAACACATTGAGGATGTAGAATTTTCTGTTGAGGCTCTTAGTGCTGCCGTTGGTCTTACCAGGGGGCATTTGTATAAGAAGTTAATGAGCATTACAGGTAAAGGGCCCGCTGAGTTTATCCGCACAATTCGTTTAAAACGCGGGCGCCAGCTTTTGGAGAAAAGTCAGCTACATATAGCCGAAATTGCCTACGCAGTCGGCTTCAACTCCCCTAAAAGATTCTCTGTAAACTTCAAAAATGAATTTGGTCTTTCTCCTTCTGATTATTTGCGCCAATTAAATAATCCCGAATAA
- a CDS encoding TonB-dependent receptor, which translates to MKKTYSFLIWRGAVIRSLYVILLVVIWGVPTFGQNIAISGVVKSQSNGEFLPGVSIIIKGTDRGTITDANGKYSLGDVPGDGVLVFSFVGMKRTEIKVDGRRKIDVTMEEEAIGLEEVVAVGYGSVKRKDVTGAISSVSADEITRTQPVTIEQSLQGRIPGMVVTQASGQPGGGVSVQIRGITGFSSSGPLYVLDGVELQGIASPGDSYRTGTNPLAGINPSDIESVDVLKDASATAIYGSKGTDGVIIITTKRGRIAPPKITYEFSAGTQQLTRKLPVMNLQEFATFVNARNAGIGWGFDERPELANPKYLGKGTDWQDVMFRNAPTSSHTLTMSGGNKRTQYLLSGSYQSEEGIALGSKFDRISFRLNLDNKTTDWLKIGSSLQMVNIDENINSTVSSVVRAALEQTPDIPVQNNDGSWGGSTSTVGWVAQKVNPYAIALINKDEVNRKQVFSNLYAEITFAKGLVLRNEAAGNFTIATQDIFQPSYKMGNLERLISEGSSDFSEGVYTSLKNYLTYSHLFAEKYSVKAMAGHEASLDKSQTLKASRKNYPSNNVQVIDGGDPTTATNGGAKIHSSKESVFGRLNLGINDKYLLTGNIREDGASMYAEDNRWILSYSGALAWKINNENFLKDSKAVNELKLRLGYGLTNRQAGRNYVYTSTLATVPTGVSTVSQLTQNIANPDLEWEQTESSNIGLDGTFFNWRLNFSVDFYLKKTDGLAMQTSLPMYSGTAISWSPGALDAPWVNVGSMENKGFDFRISSTNIKGKNFTWKTDLTVSRNINTVLKLNAEGAPIMGQYSKTVVGRSIGDFYGYVVDGGVFASAVDVYGDEEKGIKPHARPSKNGEILPFANASGSIWYGDLKFKDLNGDGIIDEKDQTYLGSPIPKVQLGFNNTFTYKNFDLNMFFSASIGNKVFNQLRVTAEDPRSSYGYFRTLNNYAKLELIDPEGSDTDPYNVIVTNPHTEIPGVRNDNTNDNMRFSDKFIEDGSFVRCKSISLGYNFSRDLLKRIHINSLRVYANVTNAFIITNYSGMDPEVGSWDPINAGIDNGYYPQARRFTFGLNITLSK; encoded by the coding sequence ATGAAAAAAACGTATAGTTTTTTAATATGGCGTGGGGCTGTAATTAGGAGTCTCTATGTCATTTTATTAGTGGTAATATGGGGCGTTCCTACCTTCGGACAAAACATTGCAATTTCCGGGGTCGTAAAATCTCAGAGCAATGGAGAGTTTTTGCCTGGTGTTAGCATTATAATAAAAGGCACAGATCGTGGAACAATCACCGATGCTAATGGAAAATATTCATTGGGAGATGTTCCCGGAGATGGTGTTCTCGTTTTTTCCTTCGTGGGGATGAAAAGGACCGAAATAAAGGTCGATGGGAGAAGGAAAATAGATGTTACAATGGAAGAAGAGGCTATCGGACTGGAAGAAGTCGTTGCCGTTGGCTATGGTTCGGTAAAACGAAAGGATGTTACCGGCGCGATATCATCTGTTAGCGCCGATGAAATCACCCGGACGCAGCCGGTAACCATTGAGCAATCCCTCCAGGGAAGGATTCCGGGGATGGTGGTAACGCAGGCGTCCGGACAGCCTGGGGGTGGGGTATCAGTGCAAATTCGCGGGATAACCGGCTTTAGTAGTTCTGGCCCCTTGTACGTGTTGGATGGGGTGGAACTGCAGGGAATTGCTTCCCCGGGAGACTCTTACAGAACCGGTACAAACCCTCTGGCCGGGATAAATCCTTCGGATATTGAATCGGTTGACGTGTTGAAAGACGCGTCCGCCACAGCCATTTATGGATCAAAAGGTACTGATGGTGTTATTATTATCACAACCAAAAGAGGCCGGATAGCCCCTCCTAAAATTACCTATGAATTTTCTGCCGGTACGCAACAATTGACCAGAAAACTTCCGGTGATGAACCTGCAGGAATTTGCCACCTTTGTCAATGCACGGAATGCCGGTATTGGCTGGGGGTTTGACGAACGGCCTGAGCTGGCTAATCCTAAATATCTGGGCAAAGGAACCGACTGGCAGGACGTCATGTTCCGGAACGCTCCTACATCATCACACACGCTTACTATGAGCGGAGGTAATAAGCGGACCCAGTATTTGCTGTCGGGATCTTACCAGAGCGAGGAAGGGATTGCGTTAGGCTCGAAGTTTGATAGGATTTCGTTCCGTTTAAACCTGGACAATAAAACGACGGACTGGTTAAAAATAGGCTCCAGTCTTCAAATGGTAAATATCGATGAGAATATCAATAGCACCGTCAGTAGCGTAGTTCGGGCAGCGCTGGAGCAAACACCTGATATTCCGGTACAGAACAACGATGGCAGTTGGGGAGGCTCTACCAGCACTGTTGGTTGGGTGGCTCAAAAAGTAAACCCTTACGCAATCGCGTTAATTAATAAAGATGAGGTCAACCGGAAACAGGTTTTTAGCAACCTCTACGCCGAAATTACCTTTGCCAAAGGCCTGGTGCTGCGCAATGAAGCTGCCGGGAATTTCACTATAGCCACACAGGATATCTTTCAGCCATCCTACAAGATGGGGAACCTGGAAAGACTTATAAGCGAGGGCTCTTCTGACTTTAGTGAGGGCGTGTATACCTCGTTAAAGAATTACCTTACCTATTCCCACCTGTTTGCCGAAAAATACAGTGTAAAGGCCATGGCCGGACATGAGGCATCTTTGGATAAATCGCAAACGTTAAAAGCCTCCCGTAAAAATTACCCATCCAACAATGTGCAGGTCATTGATGGGGGCGATCCTACAACCGCAACGAACGGGGGGGCAAAAATCCATAGTTCTAAAGAATCGGTTTTTGGCCGGTTGAATTTGGGGATTAACGATAAATACCTACTTACCGGAAACATTCGCGAAGATGGGGCATCGATGTATGCCGAAGATAACCGCTGGATTTTGTCATACTCCGGCGCGTTGGCATGGAAAATCAATAATGAGAACTTTTTGAAAGATTCGAAAGCTGTTAACGAACTGAAGCTGCGCCTGGGCTACGGGTTGACCAACAGGCAGGCCGGGCGTAATTACGTCTACACGTCAACACTGGCCACCGTGCCGACCGGTGTAAGTACGGTATCGCAGCTTACCCAAAACATTGCAAACCCCGATCTGGAGTGGGAACAAACCGAAAGTTCCAACATTGGACTTGACGGAACGTTCTTTAACTGGCGATTGAATTTTTCGGTCGATTTTTATCTGAAAAAAACGGACGGGCTGGCCATGCAAACATCGCTGCCCATGTACTCCGGAACCGCAATTAGCTGGAGTCCAGGAGCATTGGACGCACCATGGGTAAACGTGGGTTCGATGGAAAACAAAGGATTTGATTTCAGGATCAGTTCCACCAATATCAAGGGAAAGAACTTCACCTGGAAGACAGACCTGACTGTATCGCGTAACATCAATACGGTATTAAAACTGAATGCTGAAGGGGCGCCGATCATGGGCCAATACAGTAAGACGGTGGTTGGACGGTCCATTGGCGATTTTTACGGGTACGTTGTTGATGGCGGTGTATTTGCATCTGCCGTTGATGTTTACGGCGATGAAGAAAAGGGCATTAAGCCCCACGCCAGGCCATCGAAAAATGGCGAAATACTACCATTTGCAAATGCCTCAGGTAGTATTTGGTACGGCGACCTCAAGTTTAAAGATTTGAATGGTGACGGAATAATTGATGAGAAGGACCAAACATATCTAGGTTCGCCAATTCCGAAAGTGCAACTGGGATTCAACAATACGTTTACCTATAAAAACTTCGACTTAAACATGTTTTTCAGTGCCAGTATCGGTAATAAGGTATTTAATCAGTTGCGCGTTACTGCTGAAGATCCACGATCAAGTTATGGCTATTTCCGGACATTAAACAATTATGCCAAACTTGAATTAATTGATCCTGAGGGCTCAGATACTGATCCTTACAATGTCATTGTTACTAATCCCCACACGGAAATCCCGGGAGTTCGAAATGACAATACAAACGATAACATGAGGTTCTCCGACAAATTTATAGAAGACGGGTCTTTTGTAAGGTGTAAAAGCATTTCATTGGGGTATAATTTCTCCAGGGACCTGCTGAAACGGATCCACATCAATTCTTTGCGGGTTTATGCGAATGTAACCAATGCCTTTATTATCACAAACTATTCTGGTATGGACCCTGAAGTTGGTTCCTGGGACCCGATTAATGCGGGTATTGATAACGGGTACTATCCTCAGGCCCGGAGGTTTACATTTGGCTTAAACATCACCTTGTCGAAATAA
- a CDS encoding TIM-barrel domain-containing protein, whose product MKGKIIYLNLLLALLFASCSSTQYQELNDGIVVNLKQDGKTATHKVRLQVLGDELIHVSATPDKNFPKDSSLIIVPGLHTVPFTVDDEGDSIRLSTKKLNVMVSKADGGIKFKDKEGKLILAEKKGGGRTFTPIDVDGTKGYTIRQLFDSPADEAFYGLGQHQSDEFNYKGKSEQLFQYNTKVSVPFIVSNKNYGLLWDSYSLSRFGDSRAYQQLNRAFKLYDENGKPGGLTGTYVSLTKARPNLVRTEDSLYFEDIKTVRNLPENFPLKNAHVTYAGEIEAPHSGPYRLILYYAGYVKVYVDNKLEVPERWRTAWNPNSYKFTVNLEAGKRVPIRVDWRPDGGKSYCGLQVETPLPKDEQNSQVWWSEMNKKMDYYFVYGKSMDEVIKGYRTLTGKSQIMPKWAMGFWQSRERYKTQNQILSTLKEFRKLKFPIDNIVLDWFYWPETKWGSHQFDKSRFPDPKAMVDSIHAMNAYMMISVWPKFYATTKHFKEFEKHGWMYMQAVKDSIRDWVGSGYMGSFYDAYSAGARKLFWKQMYDNLYPLGIDAWWMDASEPNILDCTDMKYRKELCGPTALGPSTEYFNAYALMNAEAIYNGQRGVAPDKRVFLLTRSGFAGLQHYSTATWSGDIATRWEDMKAQIAAGMNFSISGIPYWTMDIGGFCVEDRYVKGQMVYNRTGKVDADYKEWRELNTRWYQFGAFAPLYRAHGQYPYREPWNIAPKGTPTYNSILYYTQLRYRLMPYIYTLAGMTWFDDYTIMRPLVMDFPGDKNVENIGDQYMFGPAFMVCPVYTYQARSRKVYFPKGTNWYNFYTGKMIQGGQSLTVDAPYNRMPLFVHEGAIIPVGPALQYSNEKLPKKIVLYVYRGQDGHFTLYEDQGVNYDYEKGAYSNIPFSYNDADGILTIGEREGQFKGMLKERTFVIVPVGKENPKAFDPDAQGQQVHYDGHKLTIHV is encoded by the coding sequence ATGAAAGGGAAAATCATATATCTAAACCTGCTACTTGCACTTCTATTCGCTTCGTGTTCTTCTACACAGTATCAAGAGTTGAACGATGGCATTGTTGTGAATCTTAAACAGGACGGAAAAACGGCCACCCACAAGGTTCGTTTGCAGGTTCTGGGAGATGAGTTGATTCACGTTTCCGCTACTCCGGATAAAAACTTTCCAAAGGATTCGAGCCTGATTATTGTTCCCGGCTTGCATACTGTTCCTTTTACGGTGGACGATGAAGGGGATTCCATCCGGTTAAGCACGAAGAAATTAAATGTCATGGTCTCCAAAGCAGATGGGGGAATCAAATTCAAAGATAAAGAAGGCAAGCTTATTCTGGCCGAAAAGAAGGGGGGAGGCCGAACCTTTACCCCGATTGACGTCGATGGAACAAAAGGCTACACCATCCGGCAACTGTTTGATTCGCCGGCTGACGAAGCTTTTTATGGTCTGGGACAACATCAGTCCGACGAGTTTAATTACAAAGGGAAAAGCGAACAACTGTTTCAGTACAATACGAAGGTTTCGGTGCCTTTTATCGTTTCCAACAAGAATTATGGATTGTTGTGGGACAGCTATTCACTGAGCCGGTTTGGTGACAGTCGCGCTTACCAGCAGCTGAACCGGGCTTTTAAGTTATACGATGAAAATGGAAAGCCGGGAGGATTGACCGGAACCTATGTTTCGCTGACTAAAGCCAGACCCAACCTGGTACGCACAGAAGATTCCCTTTATTTCGAGGACATAAAAACCGTCAGGAATTTGCCGGAGAATTTCCCTTTAAAAAATGCCCATGTAACCTATGCCGGGGAAATTGAAGCACCACATAGCGGACCATATCGCCTCATATTATATTATGCAGGGTATGTAAAAGTGTACGTGGATAATAAATTGGAGGTGCCGGAGCGTTGGCGCACCGCATGGAACCCCAATAGTTACAAATTCACAGTCAACCTGGAAGCCGGAAAACGTGTTCCGATTCGTGTTGACTGGAGACCTGACGGAGGTAAATCGTATTGCGGGTTACAGGTGGAAACCCCACTTCCGAAAGATGAGCAAAACAGCCAGGTTTGGTGGAGCGAAATGAACAAGAAAATGGATTACTATTTTGTATATGGCAAATCCATGGACGAAGTCATCAAAGGCTACCGCACACTAACCGGAAAGTCACAAATTATGCCAAAGTGGGCGATGGGATTCTGGCAAAGTCGCGAACGATATAAAACCCAAAATCAAATACTCAGTACCCTGAAAGAATTCAGGAAGCTCAAATTTCCTATTGACAACATTGTACTCGACTGGTTTTACTGGCCGGAAACAAAATGGGGAAGTCACCAATTTGATAAGAGCCGTTTCCCGGATCCGAAGGCGATGGTCGACTCCATTCATGCCATGAACGCCTATATGATGATTTCCGTATGGCCCAAGTTTTATGCGACGACCAAGCATTTCAAGGAATTCGAGAAGCATGGTTGGATGTACATGCAGGCCGTAAAAGATAGTATTCGAGACTGGGTTGGCTCCGGTTATATGGGGTCATTTTATGATGCTTATTCGGCCGGAGCCCGGAAATTGTTCTGGAAACAGATGTACGACAATTTATACCCGTTGGGGATTGATGCCTGGTGGATGGATGCCAGCGAGCCGAATATTCTAGACTGTACTGATATGAAGTACCGGAAAGAGTTGTGCGGCCCGACGGCTTTGGGGCCTTCCACCGAGTATTTCAATGCATATGCGTTGATGAACGCCGAAGCGATTTATAACGGACAACGCGGGGTGGCTCCCGACAAACGTGTTTTCCTGTTAACACGTTCGGGCTTTGCCGGACTGCAGCATTACTCAACGGCTACCTGGAGCGGTGATATCGCTACCCGCTGGGAGGATATGAAAGCACAAATTGCAGCCGGAATGAATTTCTCCATCAGCGGTATACCGTATTGGACCATGGACATCGGCGGTTTCTGTGTCGAAGACCGGTACGTCAAAGGGCAGATGGTGTATAACCGAACAGGCAAAGTGGATGCTGATTACAAAGAGTGGCGGGAACTGAATACCCGTTGGTACCAGTTCGGTGCTTTTGCTCCTTTATACCGGGCACACGGGCAGTACCCTTATCGGGAACCCTGGAACATTGCTCCCAAAGGTACCCCTACCTACAATTCCATTTTATATTACACCCAATTGCGCTACCGGTTGATGCCATACATCTATACCCTGGCCGGAATGACCTGGTTCGATGATTACACCATCATGCGACCGTTGGTTATGGATTTTCCCGGCGACAAAAACGTTGAAAACATTGGCGACCAGTATATGTTTGGGCCGGCATTTATGGTCTGTCCTGTTTATACTTACCAGGCACGCAGCCGCAAGGTTTATTTCCCGAAAGGCACCAACTGGTACAATTTCTATACGGGAAAAATGATTCAGGGCGGGCAGTCTTTAACAGTGGATGCTCCGTACAACCGTATGCCATTGTTTGTGCATGAAGGGGCTATTATCCCGGTTGGACCAGCACTTCAATACAGCAATGAGAAGCTGCCGAAAAAGATTGTCCTGTATGTTTATCGCGGACAGGATGGTCATTTTACGCTTTACGAAGACCAAGGTGTAAATTACGATTACGAAAAAGGTGCTTATTCGAACATTCCGTTCAGCTACAACGATGCAGACGGAATCCTGACCATTGGAGAACGAGAAGGTCAATTCAAGGGAATGCTGAAGGAGCGAACATTCGTTATTGTCCCGGTAGGTAAAGAAAACCCAAAAGCTTTTGACCCCGATGCGCAGGGACAGCAGGTACATTATGACGGACACAAACTGACAATCCATGTGTAG